In Desulfofustis limnaeus, the genomic stretch GGACCAGCAGGTCCGGGTGGAAGCGCACCGTCCGGCGAATCGAAGGATCGGTCAGAGAGACACCCACGCCGGCCTCGGTAAAATCGATGCGAGGTGATTCCTGCTGCGGATCAAAGCGGATGAAATTGACTCCGGTCAGCCGTGCCTGACGATACGCCAGCTCAAATAGACCGTAGCAGCGCATGTCGCGGTACAGGACGTCGATACGAACATCGGCATTGAGCTCCTTGAGTCGCAGGCTGTTCTTGACCGCCTGGTTGCAGCAGTTGCGGGAACAGTAATCGAGGTGCTCGGGACAGCGCGACCCGGCGCATTGGAGCATGACGATTCCCGACCAGGAATGGGCGCGCTGCGGCTCCCGGGCGAGCAGGCTCTCGAAATCGCTTTGGGTCATCACCTCCGGCCGTTCACCGAGCCCGTAGAGATTCGGGCGGTACTCCCGGGCTCCGGTGGCCACCAGGGTGGCGCCATGACGGATGGTCCGGGTGCCGCCGGAGGCAGTCATGATCTCGCTGACGAATGAGCCGACAAAACCGTTCTGCTCCACCAGGGCGGCCTTGGTGAAGACCTTGATCCGCTCGTCGGCGAGCACCTGGGCGCGCAACGATTCGAGAAACGGGGCAAACTCCCGACCGTCCAAACTCCGTTGCAACTGGCGCACCTGGCCGCCCAGTTCATCCTGCTGCTCCACCAGATAGACGGCAAACCCCTGCCGCGCCGCCTCGACGGCTGCCGTCATGCCGGCAACGCCGCCGCCGATCACCAACAGACCGGGGTCCACGGCGAACTCCAGTTCACTCAATGGCTCGGCTTGGGCCACATTGGCCACCGCCATCCGCATCAAGCGTTTGGCCTTTTCGGTCGCCTTGTCCGGTTCCAGCGGGTGCACCCAGCTGCATTGATCACGGATATTGGCCATGTCGAAGAAATATTTGTTGATGCCGGCCTGCCGCAGGGTGGACATGAACAGCGGTTCATGGGTCCGCGGCGAACAAGCCGAGACCACCACCCGGTTCAGGTTGTGCTCGACGATCAGCTCCCGGATGCGCTCCACCGAATCCTGCGAGCAGGTATACAGGGGGTGATCGGCATAGACCACGTGCGGCAGGGTCCGGGCATAATCGGTCACCGCCGCCACGTCCACCACCGAAGCGATATTGGAGCCGCAATGACAGACGAAGACACCGATGCGCAACTCCTCGCCCGACTGAACCGGTTTCTCCGGCACCAGCTCTTGTCTCACCAACAGACTGTTACGGGCCGAGGCAATGCCGGCAGCGGCCGCCTGGGCGGCCCCCGACGCCTCGGCCACCGTTTCCGGGATATCCTTGGGACCATTAAACGCACCGCTGACGAACACCCCGGGCCGGGACGAGGCGAGCGGCGCAAACCCGTCGGTGCGGGCGAACCCGAAACCGTCCAGCTCGATGCCGAGACGCTCGGCCAGCTCCCGGTTCTCACGGGACACCTGGACACCCACCGACAACACCACCAGATCGAAGGTCTCGCTGACCAGGGAGCCGCCCTCGTCGACGTAGCGCAGCTCGAGATCGCCGCTCACCGGGTCCTCGAAGACCCGGCTGACCATAGCCCGAACCATCCGCACCTGATGCTCGCGGGCCCGGTCGAAGTACCGGTCGAAATTCTTGCCGAAGGAGCGCTGATCGATATAAAAGATGGTCGGTTCGATGGCCTTGTCATGCTCCCGGGCGATAAAGGCCTCCTTGGCGGCGTACATACAACAGACCGACGAGCAGTAATCTCGGTTGCAGCTGTGGTCGCGCGATCCGACGCACTGAATCCAGGCGATGGTGCGGGGGTGGCGGCCGTCGCCGGGCCGGGAAACGACGCCCGAGGTGGGTCCGGAGGCGGAGAGCAGCCGCTCGAACTCGATGCTGGTGACCACATTCTTGTAGACGCCGTAGCCGAACTCCCCGCGCCATCGGGCGTCAAAGACCTCAATGCCGGGTGAGAAAATCACCGAACCGATGTCGACGCTTCGCTCCGTCGCTGTCTGGGAATAATCGATGGCTCCCACCCCACAGACGCTCTGGCAGGTCCCACAACCACCGGTGTTGAGGCGAACACAGCTGTGCGGATCGATCACCGGGACCCGCGGCACCGCCTGGGGGTAGAAGATGTTGATCGGTTTGCGTAGATTGAGTCCCTCGTTGAACCGGTTGTGCAACGGGCGCACCTGCTTGTCGGTGAGGCTCTCGATCGCGAGAAAATCCACCGGGCAGACGGAAACGCAGGCACCGCAGACCTGGCAGATATCACGCCCCGCCTCGATGCCCTCCCGCACCATGGTCAGCGCGCCGATGTCCATGACCTTGCGGCACATGACGACACACAGTCCGCAGCGGATGCAATCGCCTTTGATCCGCCCGCCGCGCTGTTTGATGATCTCCTGCGAGCGCGCATACAGGGCGGCGCCGAGGCTCTTGTCCAGATCCGGGGCCCGTTCGACGATCACCGCCTGGAACTGGTCGGGACAAGCGGCATAGCAGGCGCCGCAGCCGATACACCGCTCCTGGTCGATGACTGCCACCGCTTTCTTCTGCCATTGCACGGCACCGTGCAGACAAGCCCGGTAACAGGCGCCGCAACGCGAGCACTGGTCAACGTCCACCCGAAACGTCCAGGCCGCCGGAGATAGCGACGCGCCCTCGGCGACACCGGCCAACACCACCTTGTCGGCGGCTTTGGGCCGTTTTTTCTTTTCTCCACTCGCCGGGGACGGGGCAAACCATGAAATCCTGGTGACCGGGCAGACCAGTTCACACTGGCCGCACCCGGTGCATTTAGCGGCATCCACATAGCGCGGGTGTGACCGTACCCGGGCGGTAAATCTGCCGGCTGCACCTTGTAGATCGAGCACTTCGCTGTGAGTCAGCAGCTCGATATTGCGGTGACGCCCGACTTCCACCAGCTTGGGTGAGACAATGCACATGGAACAGTCGTTGGTCGGAAAGGTCTTGTCCAGTTGGGCCATGCGTCCGCCGATGGCGGGTGCCCGCTCTACCAGGTAGACCCGGAAACCGGACTCGGCCAGGTCAAGGGCCGACTGCATGCCGCCGATCCCGCCGCCCACCACCAGGACCGCACCGGTAACAGCGCCCGTGGTGTCGGTGCCTATCAGATCCTTCATACCGTTTCCTCCTGCCTGACTGCCGCCTGATCGACGACCGAGCTGAGCGCCTGGGCCGGGACCAGGTGGAGCCGTCGTTGTCTGGCCGGATAACTGCCACTCAGCGCTGCAACAATCAACTCGGTGGCGTAAAAGACCGGCAGCGGTTCCGCACCGCTCGTTTGCCGGCTCTCCACGTTGGCCTGGCACATCGGGCAATCGGTTACCAGCGCCCGGGCACCGGCACGCCTGGCCGCCGCCACAATATCGCCCACCAACGCCTCGGCGATATCGGGGCGGGCCATGGTCAGGCTGCCGGAGCAGCATTCGGTCCGGTGCGACCAGTCGACCGGCCGGGCCCCAAGCGTCTCGACAATGGTTTCCAGATTGCGTGGCTGTTCATAGTCCTGCGCGCCGGTAACCTTCGGATGGCGCAGGGACAGGCAGCCGTAATAACAGGCCACCGGCAGGCCATCGAGCCGGATGCGGAGCTGCTCGCCGATGAGCCGACAGCTCCGCTCGGCAGCAAGCAACGAGCTGATATGGACGATGGTGAAAGACGGCGCATAGCTCTCAGCATCCCAGTACGCCGGATCGGCGCGCACGGCCCGGTCAGTGGCTTTCAACCGTTGAAAACAGGCGGCGCAGGGAACCAGCAGGTCGTGCCCCAATTCGGCGGCCAGCAGCAAATTGCGTAAGGGGAGCCGGACGGCGACCTCATGATCGGTCATATGGGCCGACGAGGCACCGCAACAATTCCAATCGGGCAATTCAACCAACTCGATGGCGAGCCGTGCGCAGACCTGGCGCACTGATCGGTCATAATCGAGGGCCGTACCGTTAAGTGAGCAACCAGGGTAATAGGAATAGTTCATCGTTCGTACTCCTTACCACGTCCGGCGAAGATCCGTTTGATTTCGGCCTTCTCCTTGACCGTGTGCGGGCGCAGTCCGAGCCGCCCCCGGGAGAACATCTGCACCCCGAGTTTCAGATCGGAAAACAGATCGCCGCTGCGCATTTTATAGCCGGCAATCAGCCCCACCTCATAGGCGCGTCCCCACCGTTTGATCGAGGCCAGAAAGGATTGGTGAAACATCGGCACCCGCGGCTCCGCCGGGCGAACTCCCTTGCGCAGCGCCAGTTCGCGCAGTACGTCCATCAAAGCGGCGATGTCGATGTCG encodes the following:
- a CDS encoding 4Fe-4S dicluster domain-containing protein, producing the protein MKDNTCVLERTNRKFLGKLQARGIDVQACFQCGRCAAGCPITTFFDLTTMEVVRLAAYGLEDELLGCRTIWLCASCETCATRCPNDIDIAALMDVLRELALRKGVRPAEPRVPMFHQSFLASIKRWGRAYEVGLIAGYKMRSGDLFSDLKLGVQMFSRGRLGLRPHTVKEKAEIKRIFAGRGKEYER
- a CDS encoding CoB--CoM heterodisulfide reductase iron-sulfur subunit B family protein, which translates into the protein MNYSYYPGCSLNGTALDYDRSVRQVCARLAIELVELPDWNCCGASSAHMTDHEVAVRLPLRNLLLAAELGHDLLVPCAACFQRLKATDRAVRADPAYWDAESYAPSFTIVHISSLLAAERSCRLIGEQLRIRLDGLPVACYYGCLSLRHPKVTGAQDYEQPRNLETIVETLGARPVDWSHRTECCSGSLTMARPDIAEALVGDIVAAARRAGARALVTDCPMCQANVESRQTSGAEPLPVFYATELIVAALSGSYPARQRRLHLVPAQALSSVVDQAAVRQEETV